A DNA window from Buttiauxella agrestis contains the following coding sequences:
- a CDS encoding chemotaxis protein CheW: protein MSEQLEHILSHYQDENREITNVDEPQCSLVLFKLAEKKFAFYGSQIKEIMAERPVSWVPGCPPSLEGVINYRGRVESVININQLLDTPATEAGKRTILIGRGQKMQSGILVDKLIDVLEVAESQIHPAADNLSATMQKIVVGIVPVGSEYFALLDLDLVFARYLETSGYDSRA from the coding sequence ATGAGCGAGCAACTGGAACATATTTTAAGTCACTATCAAGACGAAAACCGCGAAATCACCAACGTTGATGAACCGCAATGCAGCCTGGTGTTATTCAAACTGGCGGAGAAGAAATTCGCGTTTTACGGCTCGCAAATCAAAGAGATTATGGCTGAACGCCCGGTTTCCTGGGTGCCGGGTTGCCCGCCTTCTCTGGAAGGGGTGATTAATTACCGGGGGCGCGTTGAATCTGTGATTAATATTAATCAGCTGCTCGACACGCCTGCGACGGAGGCGGGTAAACGCACCATTCTGATTGGCCGTGGCCAGAAAATGCAAAGCGGTATTCTGGTCGATAAGTTAATTGATGTGCTGGAGGTTGCCGAGAGCCAGATTCACCCGGCAGCGGACAACTTATCGGCCACTATGCAGAAAATCGTGGTCGGCATTGTGCCTGTCGGTTCCGAATATTTTGCGTTACTGGATCTGGATTTAGTCTTCGCACGTTACCTGGAAACCAGCGGCTATGACTCAAGGGCTTAG
- a CDS encoding sensor domain-containing diguanylate cyclase produces the protein MSDNLIERISTALESEYTLEGLVRQLLEMLELVTNMESTYLTRIEPDSSFQHILFARNTRQMQIPEGLSVPWGDTLCKRALDEGKRYTSDVAKVWGDSQAAKALGITTYVSTPVTLADGSLYGTLCAASSEHRILTDRSEQVLQLFAQLIAQQIQNEQLLQQLQQANAALTTASYTDELTGLPNRRAVFEQLPKLFSQARDDARFVLLAFADLDDFKEINDIHGHEAGDDFLCEIGQRLQKGTRPDEIIGRVGGDEFIVAGFGPSNTDEAQHAAQAFKIRLSNLLTGEFQLHSSVINYAGPSIGVVAVNPAEIDHDTALREADTAMYVEKAHRRAF, from the coding sequence ATGTCTGACAATCTTATCGAGCGCATTTCCACCGCGTTAGAATCTGAATACACGCTTGAAGGACTTGTCCGACAGTTGCTTGAGATGCTCGAATTGGTGACCAATATGGAGTCCACTTACCTGACCCGTATTGAGCCGGACAGCAGTTTTCAGCACATTCTGTTTGCCCGAAATACCCGCCAGATGCAGATTCCTGAAGGTCTTTCAGTGCCGTGGGGCGATACGCTTTGCAAGCGTGCACTGGATGAAGGCAAGCGTTACACCAGCGATGTGGCAAAAGTCTGGGGGGATTCGCAGGCGGCGAAAGCATTGGGGATCACGACGTATGTCAGCACCCCGGTGACGCTCGCAGATGGATCTTTATATGGCACGCTGTGCGCGGCCAGTTCTGAGCATCGCATTTTGACAGACCGCAGCGAGCAAGTGCTGCAACTCTTTGCGCAACTGATTGCTCAACAGATTCAGAATGAACAGCTTTTGCAGCAGTTACAGCAGGCCAATGCCGCGCTCACGACCGCCAGTTACACGGATGAGCTGACCGGTTTACCCAACCGCCGCGCGGTGTTTGAACAGTTACCCAAACTCTTTTCACAGGCCCGCGACGACGCCCGATTTGTGCTGCTGGCGTTTGCTGATCTGGATGATTTTAAAGAGATTAATGATATCCACGGCCATGAAGCAGGGGACGACTTCTTGTGTGAAATAGGCCAGCGTTTGCAAAAGGGAACGCGCCCTGACGAGATCATCGGACGCGTCGGCGGCGATGAATTTATCGTGGCGGGATTTGGGCCGTCAAATACTGACGAAGCACAACATGCTGCGCAGGCATTCAAAATTCGCCTCTCGAACTTGCTGACCGGCGAGTTTCAGCTACATTCCAGTGTGATTAATTATGCAGGCCCGAGTATCGGTGTCGTCGCGGTCAATCCGGCTGAGATTGACCACGATACGGCTTTGCGTGAAGCCGATACGGCGATGTATGTCGAAAAGGCGCATCGTCGGGCCTTTTAA
- a CDS encoding acetyl-CoA C-acetyltransferase: MKDVVIVGAARTPIGCFQGALSPRSASELGSAVVKALLERSGVSEQEVDEVILGQVLTAGAGQNPARQTALNSGLPWSVSAITINDVCGSGLKALHLATQAIQCGEADVVIAGGQENMSRAPHVLADSRNGAGLGNSQLIDSLVHDGLWDAFNDYHMGVTAENLAREYGISRESQDAYALASQHKARAAIDAGRFKDEIVPVAFESNSGKLVIVDTDEQPRTDASAEALAQLRPTFDIAGSVTAGNASSINDGAAAVLMMSASKAEELNLPVLARIRAFASVGVDPAYMGIAPVTATQRCLERAGWTLEELDLIEANEAFAAQALSVGKMLEWDERKVNVNGGALALGHPIGASGCRILVSLVHEMIKRDAKKGLATLCIGGGQGVALAIERD; the protein is encoded by the coding sequence ATGAAAGATGTCGTCATCGTGGGAGCGGCACGCACGCCCATCGGCTGCTTTCAGGGGGCGCTTTCCCCGCGCAGCGCCTCAGAGCTGGGAAGTGCAGTAGTGAAAGCCTTGCTTGAACGCAGCGGTGTGAGCGAGCAGGAAGTCGATGAAGTTATTCTCGGGCAGGTTTTGACGGCAGGCGCCGGGCAAAATCCGGCGCGACAGACCGCACTGAACAGCGGTTTGCCCTGGTCTGTTTCCGCCATCACCATTAATGACGTGTGCGGATCTGGCCTGAAAGCGCTGCATCTTGCGACGCAGGCCATTCAATGCGGTGAAGCGGATGTGGTGATTGCGGGCGGGCAGGAAAACATGAGTCGCGCGCCACACGTTTTGGCCGATAGCCGAAACGGCGCGGGGTTAGGCAATTCCCAACTCATCGACAGCCTGGTTCACGATGGTTTGTGGGACGCGTTCAATGATTACCACATGGGCGTCACCGCTGAAAACCTCGCTCGCGAATACGGTATTAGCCGTGAAAGCCAGGATGCTTACGCGTTGGCCTCGCAACACAAAGCGCGGGCGGCAATCGATGCCGGGCGTTTTAAAGATGAAATCGTCCCGGTGGCGTTTGAGTCGAATAGTGGAAAACTGGTGATTGTTGATACTGACGAACAGCCGCGCACCGATGCCAGTGCCGAAGCGTTAGCGCAGCTGCGGCCAACATTTGATATCGCCGGTAGCGTGACGGCAGGAAATGCCTCTTCAATTAATGACGGCGCCGCAGCGGTGTTAATGATGAGCGCCAGCAAAGCCGAAGAGCTGAATTTACCGGTTCTGGCACGCATTCGGGCTTTCGCCAGCGTTGGAGTGGATCCCGCCTATATGGGGATTGCGCCAGTCACGGCGACTCAGCGGTGCCTTGAGCGTGCAGGCTGGACGCTGGAAGAGCTTGATCTTATTGAAGCCAACGAAGCCTTTGCGGCCCAGGCGCTTTCAGTGGGTAAAATGCTGGAATGGGACGAGCGCAAAGTGAATGTTAACGGTGGTGCGCTGGCACTAGGGCACCCCATTGGCGCCTCGGGCTGCCGAATTCTGGTGTCTCTGGTGCATGAAATGATCAAGCGAGACGCCAAAAAAGGACTGGCAACATTGTGTATTGGCGGCGGGCAGGGTGTTGCCCTGGCAATTGAACGAGATTAA
- a CDS encoding oligogalacturonate-specific porin KdgM family protein translates to MLKKTLGLAMLIGASFAAQAVTVDLRHEYIDGGKTDKTNADRVSVSHRFANGFGFSVEAKWKSGGDNTDQPFADFIGNGHEEAISWQWKANKNFSLTPGFNIESNDSRTIYKPNLRAQYSFDNGFYVAVRYRYDYTRYPASANKEDDKVNRGDAWAGFVMGDWRTELNYVYARSEEGNARNNNKPYSQEYNVKLAYKLDKNWAPYGEVGNVGVNDRDDRQTRLRVGVAYSF, encoded by the coding sequence ATGTTGAAGAAAACTCTGGGTCTGGCAATGTTGATTGGTGCTTCTTTTGCAGCACAGGCTGTAACCGTCGACTTACGCCATGAATACATTGACGGTGGTAAGACGGATAAAACCAACGCTGACCGCGTCTCAGTTTCGCATCGTTTTGCAAATGGTTTTGGTTTCTCTGTTGAAGCGAAATGGAAATCAGGCGGTGATAATACCGATCAGCCATTTGCTGATTTCATCGGTAATGGACATGAAGAAGCGATTAGCTGGCAATGGAAAGCCAATAAAAACTTCTCGTTAACACCAGGTTTTAATATTGAAAGTAACGACAGTCGTACTATTTATAAGCCAAACTTGCGCGCACAATATAGCTTCGACAATGGTTTCTATGTCGCAGTCCGCTACCGTTATGACTACACCCGTTACCCGGCAAGCGCGAATAAAGAAGATGATAAAGTGAACCGTGGTGATGCGTGGGCTGGTTTTGTGATGGGTGACTGGCGTACAGAGCTGAACTACGTTTATGCGCGTAGTGAAGAAGGTAACGCACGTAATAATAACAAACCTTATTCTCAAGAATATAATGTGAAGTTAGCTTATAAACTGGATAAAAACTGGGCTCCATATGGTGAAGTCGGCAACGTCGGTGTGAATGACCGTGACGATCGCCAGACCCGTTTACGCGTCGGTGTGGCATACAGTTTCTAA
- a CDS encoding oligogalacturonate lyase family protein, whose translation MAKGMRVKLVYEVSQDPDTGVEVTRLTPPEVTCHRNYFYQKCFTQDGSKLLFAGEFDGNWNYYLLDIAAAEAVQLTEGTGDNTFGGFLSPDDKSLYYVKNERTLLEVNLETLVEREVYRVPEDWVGYGTWVANSDCTKLVGIEISKDDWVPLNDWKIFHDFFHKGPNCRLLRVDLQTGESAVIHQEKNWLGHPIYRPFDDNTVAFCHEGPHDLVDARMWMVNEDGSNVRKVKEHAEGESCTHEFWVPNGSSLMYVSYLKGQQGRTIYSYNPDNGINEEVMQMPACSHLMSNFDGTLLVGDGSGTPVDVKDTSGYTIDNDPYLYAFDVAKKAYFRVARHDTSWATFANSRQVTHPHPSFTPDDSAILFSSDKDGKPALYIAKIPANPEFIPA comes from the coding sequence ATGGCTAAAGGTATGCGGGTTAAACTGGTTTATGAAGTGAGCCAGGACCCAGACACAGGCGTCGAAGTCACCCGCTTAACGCCACCGGAAGTAACGTGTCATCGTAATTACTTCTATCAAAAATGCTTCACTCAGGATGGCAGTAAACTCCTGTTTGCTGGCGAGTTTGACGGCAACTGGAATTATTATCTGCTGGATATCGCCGCCGCCGAAGCGGTGCAACTGACTGAAGGAACGGGCGACAACACCTTCGGTGGCTTCCTCTCTCCGGATGACAAATCCCTCTATTACGTGAAGAACGAGCGCACGTTACTGGAAGTCAATCTTGAAACGTTAGTTGAACGCGAAGTGTATCGCGTACCGGAAGACTGGGTGGGTTACGGCACTTGGGTGGCGAACAGCGATTGCACCAAATTAGTCGGTATCGAAATCTCCAAAGACGACTGGGTTCCGTTGAACGACTGGAAAATCTTCCATGACTTCTTCCACAAAGGGCCAAATTGCCGCTTACTGCGCGTTGATTTGCAAACCGGTGAAAGCGCCGTTATTCATCAGGAAAAAAACTGGCTCGGCCACCCGATTTATCGCCCGTTCGATGACAATACCGTCGCGTTCTGCCACGAAGGCCCGCATGACTTGGTCGATGCGCGGATGTGGATGGTCAACGAAGACGGGAGCAACGTGCGTAAAGTTAAGGAACACGCCGAAGGCGAAAGCTGCACCCATGAATTCTGGGTGCCAAACGGCTCATCGCTGATGTACGTTTCTTATCTGAAAGGCCAGCAAGGCCGAACCATTTATAGCTACAACCCGGACAACGGAATTAATGAAGAAGTGATGCAGATGCCTGCATGTTCTCACTTGATGAGCAACTTTGACGGCACGCTACTGGTAGGCGATGGCTCAGGTACGCCAGTCGATGTTAAAGATACCAGCGGTTATACCATCGATAACGATCCTTATTTGTATGCATTCGACGTGGCGAAGAAAGCTTATTTCCGCGTTGCCCGTCACGATACTTCCTGGGCGACATTTGCTAATAGCCGTCAGGTGACGCATCCGCATCCTTCATTTACTCCGGACGACAGCGCAATATTATTTAGCTCAGATAAAGACGGTAAACCGGCACTGTATATTGCAAAAATTCCTGCGAACCCAGAATTTATTCCCGCCTGA
- the kduD gene encoding 2-dehydro-3-deoxy-D-gluconate 5-dehydrogenase KduD, with protein MILDSFSLEGKVAVVTGCDTGLGQGMAIGLAEAGCDIVGINIVEPAETIERVTAMGRRFLSLTADLRQIDGIPSLLERAVAEFGQIDILVNNAGLIRREDAINFSEKDWDDVMNLNIKSVFFMSQAVARQFIAQGKGGKIINIASMLSYQGGIRVPSYTASKSAVMGVTRLLANEWAQHGINVNAIAPGYMATNNTQQLRADEERSAAILERIPAGRWGLPEDLKGPIVFLASTASDYINGYTVAVDGGWLAR; from the coding sequence ATGATTTTGGATTCGTTCTCCCTGGAAGGTAAAGTTGCTGTTGTGACGGGTTGTGATACTGGCCTGGGCCAGGGTATGGCTATCGGTCTGGCTGAAGCGGGCTGTGACATCGTGGGTATCAACATTGTTGAGCCAGCTGAAACCATCGAGCGCGTGACCGCGATGGGCCGTCGCTTCCTGAGCCTGACTGCTGACCTGCGTCAGATTGATGGTATTCCGTCTCTGCTGGAGCGTGCGGTTGCTGAGTTCGGCCAAATCGATATCCTGGTGAACAACGCGGGTCTGATTCGTCGCGAAGACGCGATCAACTTCAGCGAAAAAGACTGGGACGACGTGATGAACCTGAACATCAAGAGCGTGTTCTTTATGTCTCAGGCTGTTGCGCGCCAGTTCATTGCTCAGGGCAAGGGCGGCAAAATCATCAACATCGCTTCTATGCTTTCTTACCAGGGCGGTATTCGCGTGCCTTCTTACACCGCATCTAAGAGCGCGGTGATGGGCGTGACCCGTCTGCTGGCGAACGAGTGGGCGCAACACGGTATCAACGTGAACGCTATCGCCCCGGGTTATATGGCGACCAACAATACTCAGCAGCTGCGTGCTGACGAAGAGCGTAGCGCGGCAATCCTTGAGCGTATCCCTGCGGGTCGCTGGGGTCTGCCAGAAGATCTGAAAGGTCCAATCGTGTTCCTGGCGTCAACCGCTTCTGATTACATCAACGGTTATACCGTTGCGGTTGATGGCGGCTGGTTAGCGCGTTAA
- a CDS encoding oligogalacturonate lyase family protein — protein MAKGKKIQLSFRARRDKETGTEVLRLTPPHIICHRNYFYQKCFSHDGQRLIFGGAFEGHWNYYSLDLDKQIATQLTEGEGDNTFGGFLSADDRSLWYVKNTRELRRVDLESLEEYVVYEVDDEWVAYGTWVANSDCSQLVGIEIKKSDWSPLTTWQKFRDFYFTNPECRLIRIDLNSGEQQVILQEKRWLGHPIYRPLDDETVAFCHEGPRDAIDARMWLINQDGSNLRKVRQHEQGESFTHEFWVPDGSALYYVAHKEGDAHRYLCSADPQTLENRQLRTIPPCSHLMSNHDGSLVVGDGAPHKTGNIDLNDPFIWVFDLKKGTQKAVCSHNTSWKVLDGDRQVTHPHPSFSPDNQWVLYTSDEEGMPALYLARV, from the coding sequence ATGGCTAAGGGTAAGAAAATTCAACTTTCCTTCCGCGCCCGACGCGACAAGGAAACCGGTACGGAAGTGCTTCGTTTAACGCCCCCGCACATCATTTGCCACCGCAATTATTTCTATCAAAAATGCTTTAGTCACGACGGGCAGCGGCTGATTTTCGGCGGCGCGTTCGAAGGCCACTGGAATTACTATTCGCTGGATTTAGACAAGCAAATTGCCACGCAGCTAACGGAAGGCGAAGGCGACAACACCTTCGGCGGATTTTTGTCGGCTGACGACCGGTCACTGTGGTATGTGAAAAACACCCGCGAATTACGCCGCGTCGATCTGGAGTCGCTCGAAGAATACGTCGTGTATGAAGTCGATGACGAATGGGTGGCCTACGGCACCTGGGTGGCGAATTCTGATTGCAGCCAACTGGTGGGGATTGAAATCAAAAAGAGCGACTGGTCACCGCTCACCACCTGGCAAAAATTCCGTGATTTCTATTTCACGAACCCGGAATGCCGTTTGATTCGTATCGATTTAAACAGCGGCGAGCAGCAAGTCATCCTGCAAGAAAAACGCTGGCTGGGTCATCCGATTTACCGACCGCTAGACGACGAAACCGTCGCGTTTTGCCATGAAGGTCCGCGCGATGCAATCGATGCCCGCATGTGGCTGATTAACCAGGATGGCAGCAATCTGCGTAAAGTTCGCCAGCACGAACAAGGTGAAAGTTTTACTCATGAATTCTGGGTACCGGACGGGTCTGCTCTCTATTACGTCGCGCACAAAGAAGGCGACGCGCACCGCTATTTATGCAGCGCCGACCCGCAAACGCTGGAGAATCGTCAACTGCGCACCATTCCGCCTTGCTCACATTTAATGAGCAACCACGACGGCTCGCTGGTTGTTGGTGATGGCGCACCGCATAAAACGGGAAATATCGATCTTAACGATCCCTTCATTTGGGTATTCGATCTTAAGAAAGGAACGCAAAAAGCGGTTTGTAGCCACAACACCTCCTGGAAAGTGTTGGATGGCGACCGTCAGGTGACGCATCCGCATCCGTCATTTAGCCCAGATAACCAATGGGTGCTCTACACCTCCGACGAAGAAGGCATGCCTGCGCTGTATTTAGCGAGAGTATAG
- a CDS encoding ABC transporter substrate-binding protein — translation MKKVLLSTLITSTLAMAAGSAFAADQVDLRMSWWGGNGRHQVTLKAVEEFQKQHPNIKVKSEYTGWDGHLSRLTTQIAGGTEPDVMQTNWNWLPIFSKTGTGFYDLNTVKGDLDLAQFDPKELQSTTVDGKLNGIPISVTARVFYFNDETWKKAGISYPKTWEELMAAGKTFESKLGKQYFPVVLEHQDTLSLLRSYMVQKYNIPEIDTAKKQFGYSKEQWVEFFGMYKKLIDSHVMPDTKYYASFGKSNMYEMKPWIEGEWAGTYMWNSTINKYSDNLKPPAKLELGSYPMLPGATDAGLFFKPAQMFSISKTTKHPKEAAMLINFLLNEKAGVEALGLERGVPLSKAAVTQLTADGVIKDNDPAVAGLKLAQSLPNKLSTSPYFDDPQIVSLFGTSLQYIDYGQKSVEETAAEFERQGNRILKRAMR, via the coding sequence ATGAAAAAAGTGCTGTTAAGTACCCTGATTACCTCTACCTTAGCAATGGCTGCCGGTTCTGCATTCGCGGCAGATCAAGTGGATTTACGTATGTCCTGGTGGGGCGGTAATGGCCGTCATCAGGTCACGCTGAAAGCGGTTGAAGAGTTCCAGAAGCAACATCCGAACATTAAAGTGAAGTCGGAATACACCGGTTGGGACGGCCACTTGTCCCGTCTGACGACGCAAATCGCGGGCGGCACTGAGCCTGACGTAATGCAAACGAACTGGAACTGGCTGCCCATTTTCTCTAAAACCGGCACCGGGTTCTACGACCTGAATACCGTGAAGGGCGATTTGGATCTGGCGCAATTTGATCCGAAAGAACTGCAATCCACCACGGTTGACGGCAAGCTGAACGGGATCCCAATTTCCGTGACCGCGCGCGTGTTCTATTTCAACGACGAAACCTGGAAAAAGGCTGGCATCTCTTACCCTAAAACCTGGGAAGAGTTGATGGCAGCGGGCAAAACCTTTGAAAGCAAACTGGGCAAACAGTACTTCCCGGTGGTGTTAGAACACCAGGATACGCTTTCTCTGCTGCGCTCTTACATGGTACAGAAATACAACATTCCTGAAATCGACACGGCGAAAAAGCAGTTTGGCTACAGCAAAGAGCAGTGGGTCGAGTTCTTTGGCATGTACAAAAAGCTCATCGATAGCCACGTGATGCCTGACACCAAATACTATGCGTCATTTGGTAAGAGCAACATGTACGAAATGAAGCCGTGGATTGAAGGCGAATGGGCGGGGACTTACATGTGGAACTCCACCATTAACAAGTATTCCGACAACCTGAAGCCACCAGCAAAACTGGAACTGGGTTCTTACCCAATGCTGCCGGGTGCAACGGATGCCGGTCTGTTCTTCAAACCCGCGCAGATGTTCTCAATCAGCAAAACGACTAAGCATCCAAAAGAAGCCGCGATGCTGATCAACTTCTTGCTGAACGAAAAAGCAGGCGTGGAAGCGCTGGGTCTGGAGCGTGGTGTTCCATTGAGCAAAGCAGCTGTTACGCAACTGACGGCTGATGGCGTGATCAAAGATAACGACCCGGCGGTGGCGGGCCTGAAACTGGCGCAATCGCTGCCAAACAAACTGTCGACATCGCCATACTTTGACGATCCGCAGATTGTTTCCCTGTTTGGGACTTCTTTGCAGTACATCGACTATGGCCAGAAATCCGTAGAAGAAACGGCTGCTGAGTTTGAACGCCAGGGTAATCGTATTCTGAAACGCGCAATGCGCTAA
- a CDS encoding ABC transporter ATP-binding protein: MAEVIFNKLQKVYSNGFQAVHGIDLKIEDGEFMVIVGPSGCAKSTTLRMLAGLETISGGEVRIGDRVVNNLAPKSRGIAMVFQNYALYPHMTVRENLAFGLKLSKLPKQQIESQVNEAAKILELDELMDRLPRQLSGGQAQRVAVGRAIVKKPDVFLFDEPLSNLDAKLRASMRIRISDLHKQLKKSGKPATTVYVTHDQTEAMTMGDRICVMKLGHIMQVDTPDNLYHYPKNMFVAGFIGAPEMNIRPSKLIEKEGRLQISVGNDTLALNERQQKRCAEYKNQDIFFGIRPEFISISDEPFAESHSSGEMVRVENMGHEFFIYLKVADFEMTCRIPSDEAKPMIEKGLHRKVYFKFDMEKCHIFDAKTEQNISL, from the coding sequence ATGGCTGAAGTTATTTTCAACAAATTGCAAAAAGTTTACTCCAACGGCTTCCAGGCGGTTCATGGTATCGACCTGAAGATTGAAGACGGTGAGTTTATGGTTATCGTCGGCCCATCTGGCTGTGCGAAATCAACCACCCTGCGCATGCTGGCGGGTCTTGAAACCATCAGCGGCGGTGAAGTCAGAATCGGCGACCGTGTGGTGAACAACCTGGCCCCTAAATCTCGCGGTATCGCGATGGTGTTCCAGAACTACGCGCTCTATCCACACATGACGGTGCGCGAAAACCTGGCGTTCGGCCTGAAACTGAGCAAGCTGCCAAAACAGCAGATTGAGTCCCAGGTAAATGAGGCTGCGAAAATCCTTGAGCTGGATGAGCTGATGGACCGCCTGCCGCGTCAGCTTTCTGGCGGCCAGGCACAACGTGTGGCCGTAGGCCGTGCGATTGTGAAAAAGCCGGATGTGTTCTTGTTCGACGAACCGCTATCCAACCTTGATGCCAAGCTGCGCGCGTCGATGCGTATTCGTATCTCCGACCTGCACAAACAGCTCAAGAAGAGCGGCAAACCCGCGACCACCGTGTACGTTACCCACGATCAGACCGAAGCGATGACCATGGGCGACCGTATCTGCGTGATGAAACTGGGCCACATCATGCAGGTGGATACGCCAGATAATCTTTATCACTACCCGAAAAACATGTTCGTGGCGGGCTTTATCGGTGCGCCGGAAATGAATATTCGCCCGAGCAAACTGATCGAAAAAGAAGGCCGTCTGCAAATTAGCGTCGGGAACGATACGCTGGCATTGAACGAGCGTCAGCAGAAGCGCTGCGCGGAGTACAAAAATCAGGACATCTTCTTCGGCATCCGTCCTGAGTTTATTTCAATCTCTGATGAACCGTTCGCTGAAAGCCATTCAAGCGGTGAAATGGTGCGTGTAGAGAATATGGGCCACGAATTCTTCATCTACCTGAAAGTAGCTGATTTTGAAATGACCTGCCGCATCCCTTCCGATGAAGCTAAGCCAATGATTGAGAAAGGCCTTCACCGCAAGGTGTATTTCAAGTTTGACATGGAAAAATGTCATATTTTCGACGCTAAAACAGAACAAAACATCTCACTCTGA
- a CDS encoding carbohydrate ABC transporter permease, whose translation MADIQPSQLAAKNATDLAEEEIAQTLRREKISRTIRYVVLIAVGLLMLYPLVWMFSAAFKPNHEIFTTLGLWPSNPTSDGFVNGWKTGTEYTFGHYMWNTMQYVIPKVLLTIISSTIVAYGFARFDIPFKKFWFATLITTMLLPSTVLLIPQYLMFREMGMLNSYLPLWLPMAFATQGFFVFMLIQFLRGVPRDMEEAAQIDGCNSFQVLWYVVVPILKPAIISVALFQFMWSMNDFIGPLIYVYSVDKYPIALALKMSIDVTEGAPWNEILAMASISILPSIIIFFLAQRYFVQGVTSSGIKG comes from the coding sequence ATGGCTGATATCCAACCAAGCCAGCTAGCGGCTAAAAATGCGACGGACCTTGCAGAAGAAGAGATCGCGCAGACTTTGCGCCGTGAAAAAATCAGCCGCACTATCCGTTACGTGGTGCTGATTGCGGTCGGCCTGTTAATGCTCTACCCGTTGGTGTGGATGTTCTCGGCGGCGTTTAAACCGAACCACGAGATCTTCACCACGCTGGGACTGTGGCCATCAAACCCAACCAGCGACGGTTTCGTCAACGGCTGGAAAACCGGTACTGAGTACACCTTTGGTCACTACATGTGGAACACCATGCAGTATGTGATTCCAAAAGTGCTGCTAACCATTATCTCTTCAACGATTGTCGCTTACGGCTTCGCCCGTTTTGATATCCCGTTTAAGAAGTTTTGGTTCGCAACCTTGATTACCACCATGCTGCTGCCAAGCACCGTGCTGTTAATCCCGCAATACCTGATGTTCCGTGAAATGGGCATGTTGAATAGCTATCTGCCGCTGTGGCTGCCAATGGCATTCGCAACCCAGGGATTCTTTGTCTTCATGTTGATCCAGTTCCTGCGTGGCGTGCCACGCGATATGGAAGAAGCCGCGCAAATTGACGGCTGTAACTCCTTCCAGGTGCTGTGGTATGTGGTAGTGCCGATTCTGAAACCGGCCATTATCTCTGTCGCCCTGTTCCAGTTCATGTGGTCAATGAACGACTTTATCGGGCCGCTGATTTATGTGTACAGCGTAGACAAATACCCCATTGCACTGGCGCTCAAAATGTCTATCGACGTGACTGAAGGCGCTCCATGGAACGAAATTCTGGCAATGGCGAGCATCTCCATTCTGCCATCGATCATCATCTTCTTCCTGGCTCAACGCTACTTCGTACAAGGCGTGACCAGCAGCGGAATTAAAGGTTAA